In Vitis riparia cultivar Riparia Gloire de Montpellier isolate 1030 chromosome 19, EGFV_Vit.rip_1.0, whole genome shotgun sequence, the following proteins share a genomic window:
- the LOC117908741 gene encoding uncharacterized protein LOC117908741, which translates to MTLDWDSSSGFASMDDDQKKDYCKILEGGGREDHVALEEGALKEKPAAGNGGPMMKLKHQSSWELSGEDNVREPRICSVCKREFSSGKALGGHMRVHIQASKKEDELVNKKTAKLKKQSVNGPGSTTNNADDTTCSLCGKNFPSRKSLFGHMRCHPEREWRGIQPPPTAKNSSSSTLSELLPRIMDDQFDSATTVTKCVTDLQQSLSGSGWSVTDRRGRKSFLPDADSDADADAAYNLLMLGHGDFLYLGHPPHSYQQQQRVKEECESNSPTNKAETEENNQYFECTAGSKKRGIEASLFGNMKNSPSKKLRIGEKGSTEARNGGALMSLKKMNGGNGKGKGKAVMETGLSVDQPGDMNGLWAEAYWPREEAVEEESDSKNTYGSALGDQLNSNSNSNQEISMKTKKKKRRKMKLTELEATGGGAAGDIVPVNQIHQKQVPTTPDRYRCSTCNKSFPTHQALGGHRSSHNKFKNSQTMDDSACADAPPADYEHYGFTPNVNLTTQAHEAQGCNDAAAALASMLSTTHQCKCCNKTFPTGQALGGHMRCHWNGPSEAPSSQVTSPGEASQTGPKLLLGFDLNELPAMDEEDEGTESVTLAAGDASSSHNSVN; encoded by the exons ATGACCCTTGA CTGGGATTCTTCTTCTGGTTTCGCTTCCATGGACGATGATCAAAAGAAAGATTACTGTAAAATACTGGAAGGAGGTGGACGGGAGGATCACGTCGCTTTAGAAGAGGGCGCGCTGAAAGAGAAGCCAGCGGCGGGCAACGGAGGGCCAATGATGAAGCTCAAGCATCAGAGCTCCTGGGAGTTGAGTGGAGAAGATAACGTCCGGGAACCTCGGATCTGCAGCGTCTGCAAAAGGGAGTTTAGCTCCGGTAAGGCTTTGGGGGGTCATATGAGAGTTCACATTCAGGCCAGCAAGAAAGAGGACGAGCTTGTTAACAAGAAGACCGCCAAGCTCAAGAAACAATCCGTGAATGGTCCTGGTTCCACAACGAACAATGCCGATGACACCACTTGTTCCCTTTGCGGCAAGAATTTTCCGTCTAGGAAGTCGCTCTTTGGGCACATGAGATGCCACCCCGAGAGGGAATGGAGGGGAATTCAGCCACCGCCCACCGCCAAAAACAGTTCATCTTCGACCTTGTCTGAGCTTCTTCCCCGAATAATGGATGATCAGTTTGATTCGGCTACTACTGTTACCAAGTGTGTTACTGATTTGCAGCAGTCTCTGTCAGGATCCGGATGGTCAGTCACTGATAGGAGAGGCCGGAAAAGCTTTCTTCCTGATGCTGACTCAGATGCTGATGCTGATGCAGCTTATAATCTCTTGATGCTAGGCCATGGGGATTTCCTCTATCTTGGGCACCCTCCACACTCTTATCAGCAACAGCAAAGAGTGAAGGAGGAATGTGAGAGCAATTCCCCAACTAACAAGGCCGAAACCGAGGAGAATAACCAATATTTTGAATGCACAGCTGGGTCGAAGAAGAGAGGAATTGAGGCGTCACTCTTCGGCAACATGAAGAATTCTCCGTCAAAGAAGTTGAGAATCGGAGAAAAAGGTTCCACTGAGGCTAGGAATGGCGGTGCCTTAATGTCGTTGAAAAAGATGAATGGTGGGAACGGGAAAGGCAAAGGTAAGGCTGTGATGGAAACAGGTCTCTCTGTGGACCAGCCTGGGGACATGAATGGCCTGTGGGCGGAGGCTTACTGGCCTAGAGAGGAAGCTGTGGAAGAGGAATCTGATAGCAAGAACACCTATGGCAGCGCACTTGGGGATCAGCTCAACTCCAACTCAAACTCCAACCAGGAGATTAGCATGaaaacgaagaagaagaagaggaggaaaatGAAGCTGACAGAATTGGAAGCAACAGGAGGAGGAGCAGCAGGAGATATTGTGCCGGTAAATCAAATTCATCAGAAGCAGGTTCCTACTACTCCTGATAGATACAGATGCAGTACTTGCAATAAATCTTTTCCAACTCACCAGGCCTTGGGGGGTCACAGGTCCAGCCATAACAAATTTAAGAACAGTCAAACAATGGATGATTCTGCATGTGCGGATGCCCCACCGGCTGATTATGAACATTATGGATTTACACCCAATGTCAACCTCACCACCCAAGCTCATGAAGCTCAAGGATGCAACGATGCAGCTGCTGCCTTAGCTTCCATGCTCAGTACTACACACCAATGCAAGTGCTGCAACAAGACCTTCCCAACTGGTCAGGCTCTTGGAGGCCACATGAGGTGTCACTGGAATGGTCCATCTGAAGCTCCATCCAGCCAAGTCACATCCCCAGGAGAAGCCAGTCAGACTGGTCCTAAACTCCTCCTAGGTTTTGATCTCAACGAGCTCCCCGCCATGGACGAGGAGGATGAAGGTACTGAGTCTGTCACTCTTGCAGCTGGTGATGCATCTTCCTCTCACAATTCC